Below is a window of Desulfosoma caldarium DNA.
TGGAAAAGCCTCTGTAAAGCCCGGCGCTGCATGGCCCATACGCGATCGTAGTCCACCAAGGAAGACTCCCGGGCCACACAGCACGCTTCCTGAAAGTCCTTTTCCCCGCACCAGCGGCGCACCTCCTCGCATTCCTCAAATTCCGGCACCGCTTCCACGTCGATATACCACGGCTGCAGGAATCGTCGGCTGGATGGCCCATAAGGACTGACCTTGGACGGATCTTCGGGAAACAGAAGCCCTAGGGGATTGATGCCCACAAAGGCGGCGCCAAGATCCGCAGCCCAATCGATCAGCGCCTTGAGATCGGAAAAGGACCCGATTCCCCAGTTTCTTTCGGACCGCACACTGTAAAGCTGCCCCGTAAGGCCCCATAGCTTTCTGTCCCCTCGCAAGGCTTCCGGCAGGTAGGCCCGATGAGGCACGATGATGAGGCGCTGTCGAGCCACGGACTCCCCATGAGGCCCTTGCAGATGCACTTCCAGATCATGGTACCCACAGCTCACTCGCACCCAAAGATAAAGAAGGCGCCGAAGATATGACCTTCCCCCGTGATCCATGGCTTCCAGGCCGGGAAGCGCCGCCAGGAATCCTTCGCCCTGGCTCTCCGACCCATCTTCACGCCGCAGGTGCCAACGGTATTGGCCGTAAGCTAAGGGCTCCGGAAGGGTGAGCACCACGGCCACGGGGTATGTTCCTTCGGGCACCACGTGTACAGGGTCCACCGCGTTCCGACACGACCGTTCGGCAAGCTCGTCAAGAATGTTCAGCAGGTCTTTTGGAGTTTCCGCCCAATAGCCAAGAGCGGAAAGGAGGGCCTTGAGCGTGTCGTCTTCCACGTCCTGTTCTCGTCCCCAGCCGTCCTCATACCGCGGCTCAATTCCGCACAGGGCGGCAACGCGTCTCAAGAGTGCTCGCTCTCCGTTTAACGTGTTATCCAAAGGCACCTCCATTGGCCCTATCCATTGACCCACTGTCCCATTTTTCAGATCAGGGCACTCGGTTTCAGAATTCAAAGAGCAGCAGTGGTGGGTCGTAAAATGTCGGAGGCTCCACTCCCAGAAGCTGCATCAGTGTGGCCGCAATGTTGGTAAGCCCCGGATCTTTCACCGAAGGGTCGATGCGCATCTTCACCACTTGCGACGCACTGTAAGCGATGAACCATACGGGGTTCAGGGTATGGGCCGTCTTGGCTTTGGGTTCCCCGTTGGGATGGCGCTTGACTCGACCCGTCTTTTTGTCCACTTCATACATTTCCTCGGCATTGCCGTGATCGGCCGTGACCAGTAGAACGCCCTGGGTGTCCTGCACTGCTTTGATAATCCTTCCGAGGCAAAGGTCCACCGCTTCCACGGCCACGATCGCCGCCTGATAGACGCCCGAGTGCCCCACCATATCGCCGTTGGCAAAGTTCAGGCGTATGAAATCATAGTTCCTGGATGCGATCTCATTGACCACGCGGTCGGTGATTTCCGCCGCCTTCATCCAGGGTCTTTGTTCAAAAGGCACGCGATCCGAAGGAATTTCCACGTAGGTTTCTAAGCTTTCGTCGAATTTTCCCGACCGATTTCCATTCCAGAAATAGGTGACATGCCCGAATTTTTGCGTTTCACTGATGGCGAGCTGTTTGTATTCCTCGGCGCAGAGAAATGCGCTCACCGTGTTCTCGATATGCGGCGGTTCCACCAGATAGCTCTTGGGAATGTGCAGGTCCCCATCGTATTCCATCATTCCCGCGTACGCCACTTTAGGGTAGGGCTCTCGAGGAAACTTGTCAAAATCCTCCTCTTCAAAGGCCCGGCTGATTTCAATGGCCCGGTCCCCTCGAAAATTGAAGAAAATCACAGCATCGCCATCCCGTATGGGTCCCACCGGACCATGGGCATCCGCAATGACGAACGGCGGGATGTCCTGGTCGATGACACCGGGAATTTCCTTGCGGTACGTCTCGATGGCTTCCACGGCCGAGGCAAAAAAACGGCCTTCCCCGGCCACATGGGTCTTCCAGCCTCGTGCCACCATGTCCCAATTGGCCTCGTATCGGTCCATGGTGATGACCATGCGGCCGCCGCCGCTGGCGATGCGATAATCCACACCGGCCTGCTGATTCAGTGAGGCAAGAAAGGCCTCAAAAGGCACCACGTACTCCAGGGCCGAGGTTTCTCCCACATCACGTCCGTCTAAGAGAATGTGCACACGGCAGCGTTCGATCTTTTCCACAAAGGCGGCCTGCTCCAACATTTTTTTCACATGATCTAGATGACTGTGCACGTTGCCGTCCGAAAAGAGTCCAATAAAGTGAAGGGTCCCCTGGTTTTGTCGACAGTAGTTCATGAGCCGTTGCCAGGTCTTACCCTCAAACAGCCGCCCTGTGGCCAGGGCTTCGTTCACCAGCCGAGCCCCTTGTGCATAGACTCTGCCGGCCCCTATGGCATTGTGGCCCACTTCCGAATTGCCCATGTCCCCATCACTGGGTAGTCCCACGGCGGTTCCGTGGGCCTTGAGCAATGTAAAGGGGCAATGGGCCAGGAGCCAGTCCAAGTGAGGAGTGTAGGCATGGGACACCGCGTTTCCTTCCGTGTTGGACGCGCAGCCAATGCCGTCCATGATAACCAACACCAGCGGGCGAGGGCCGTTTCTGGGCAAAAGACGCTTCACTTTCATGGGTTTCTTCCTTAGGCTGTGGGCGTCACTGCATGGCATCCTCAAAGACGCCTCTCAAGGGGTCGTTGCGGTTTTGTGGTGTGGCCGCGCCTTTGATCACACTGAGAGACCGACACACGGCGCGAAACGGCTTCACGGCTCGCGCCGCTTTGGCACGGTCCCTTCTTGAATCAGCGGCTAGCGTTCCCTCCAGACGGGGGTGCGCTTTTCCATAAAAGCCTTCACACCTTCCTTGGCATCTTCGGTGGTGCACAATCGAGCAAACACCTCGTTCATGTACTCAAAGGCTTTATGATACTCCATGTCCGCCGCCACGTAAAAACCCCTCTTGGCAATCTGCACGGCAATGGGGCTCTTTTGGGCCAGCACGGCCGCCCAATCGTGGGCCGCCCTGTCCAGATCCTCTGCAGGCACCACGCGATTGATAAGCCCTCTGGCCTGGGCTTCCCTGGCATCCATCAATTCTCCGTAGAGAAGCATCTCGAGCGCGGTCTTTCGCCCCACAGACTTGGACACGGGAATTACGGGGCCAACACAGTTCAAGCCCACGTTAATGGCC
It encodes the following:
- the gpmI gene encoding 2,3-bisphosphoglycerate-independent phosphoglycerate mutase, translated to MKVKRLLPRNGPRPLVLVIMDGIGCASNTEGNAVSHAYTPHLDWLLAHCPFTLLKAHGTAVGLPSDGDMGNSEVGHNAIGAGRVYAQGARLVNEALATGRLFEGKTWQRLMNYCRQNQGTLHFIGLFSDGNVHSHLDHVKKMLEQAAFVEKIERCRVHILLDGRDVGETSALEYVVPFEAFLASLNQQAGVDYRIASGGGRMVITMDRYEANWDMVARGWKTHVAGEGRFFASAVEAIETYRKEIPGVIDQDIPPFVIADAHGPVGPIRDGDAVIFFNFRGDRAIEISRAFEEEDFDKFPREPYPKVAYAGMMEYDGDLHIPKSYLVEPPHIENTVSAFLCAEEYKQLAISETQKFGHVTYFWNGNRSGKFDESLETYVEIPSDRVPFEQRPWMKAAEITDRVVNEIASRNYDFIRLNFANGDMVGHSGVYQAAIVAVEAVDLCLGRIIKAVQDTQGVLLVTADHGNAEEMYEVDKKTGRVKRHPNGEPKAKTAHTLNPVWFIAYSASQVVKMRIDPSVKDPGLTNIAATLMQLLGVEPPTFYDPPLLLFEF